A region of Tigriopus californicus strain San Diego chromosome 7, Tcal_SD_v2.1, whole genome shotgun sequence DNA encodes the following proteins:
- the LOC131883686 gene encoding uncharacterized protein LOC131883686 isoform X2: MNWNVHQVVGLSLSPNQPLSSVLSDRARVMDTWDLRLFHLSNLVGLTPFEVDRDRSYLRKVRWKSRQAIYFLIVATWCQVFLLFYSGSLILLITRKGVAFSLRASPWIGATGRQSLANTKWKKDKRRYFIGAFLAFGLIPFVLVSCHICLFTGEIYIHSHLEFYYPEYNQTWRGISNVIHCYSALVCVMGAFFCDILLIFLSIGYFRHFEEINKILISLGVPEEKVLQKRNGISLTISDEIDPMTRRTTLAMPLNIISCHRLQNLLRKHLELQQSLDGFNNTFDDILLAFPVQIFVMVVALFFSIIRDEITNLLELLALLNIGTQFLFRSFIGLYNFGKVQDVGVEAKYILLRDLRIQYQQHFLRPDAAFEVEAFCGVADEVAVKAGSYVSFSKRFLISYYGVLVSYMAIVVQSF; this comes from the exons ATGAACTGGAACGTACATCAAGTGGTTGGATTATCCTTATCCCCAAACCAGCCACTATCCTCTGTCCTGTCTGATCGAGCTCGAGTCATGGACACATGGGATTTGCGCTTGTTCCATTTAAGTAACTTGGTTGGACTCACTCCTTTTGAAGTAGACCGTGATCGCTCCTACTTACGAAAAGTGAGATGGAAGTCGCGACAAGCCATCTATTTCCTTATCGTCGCCACCTGGTGTCAAGTATTCTTGTTATTTTATTCAGGTTCCTTAATTCTGCTCATAACGAG AAAAGGCGTGGCGTTTTCTTTGCGTGCTTCACCTTGGATCGGGGCAACAG GACGACAGAGTCTGGCCAACACGAAGTGGAAAAAG GATAAGAGGCGATATTTTATTGGCGCATTTCTGGCCTTTGGGTTGATTCCTTTCGTGTTGGTAAGTTGTCACATTTGCCTCTTTACTGGAGAGATTTATATTCACAGCCATCTAGAGTTTTACTATCCGGAATATAATCAGACTTGGAGAGGGATATCAAACGTAATTCATTGCTATTCGGCCTTGGTTTGCGTCATGGGGGCCTTCTTTTGCGATATCCTACTTATTTTCCTGTCAATTGGATACTTCAGGCACTTTGAAGAAATcaataaaattttgatttcgTTGGGTGTCCCTGAAGAGAAGGTACTTCAGAAGCGGAATGGAATTTCGCTCACAATTTCGGACGAAATCGATCCAATGACGAG AAGAACAACCCTGGCAATGCCATTGAACATAATTTCTTGTCATCGCCTACAAAATCTCCTCCGAAAACATTTGGAGTTGCAACAAAGTCTTGACGGCTTCAACAATACCTTTGATGACATTCTCTTGGCATTCCCGGTTCAAATCTTTGTCATGGTGGTGGCTCTTTTCTTCAGCATCATCCGGGATGAAATAACCAATTTATTGGAATTGCTTGCATTGCTCAACATTGGAACTCAGTTTCTATTTCGATCGTTCATTGGATTGTACAACTTTGGGAAAGTCCAAG ACGTGGGAGTAGAGGCCAAATACATCTTGCTTCGGGACCTCCGCATCCAATAtcagcaacattttttgagacCAGATGCAGCCTTCGAGGTCGAGGCCTTTTGTGGTGTAGCGGATGAAGTGGCCGTCAAAGCCGGATCCTATGTGTCGTTCTCCAAAAGATTTCTGATCTCCTATTACGGCGTTTTGGTCTCTTATATGGCAATCGTGGTCCAATCATTTTAA
- the LOC131884047 gene encoding uncharacterized protein LOC131884047 isoform X1: protein MVPVNEMRLPTSGYVRFPSKFHALRFSVFFSVVEKLSVMDVWDFRLIQFGQLVGLAPFGVNRGRSFLLSVRWKSRHGLYFLFTTLMSHIYFVFYIASFALLIKRKGVAYALRSSGWVGAMGIVCFFQWNLILRHEQIVSHWNSTFKVLGAKGLAKLKWKKDKKHFFILGFISFWLLPFVMICLNVCLFPGDIYIHSQLREYQINFGTSLRIYSDVFHCYSALLLCGGAFFMDTMLIYFSTGYLRKLEEINDNLLLLRPGKSGPKKIPTVYHPNIVFKTLSQELDQEMTLKAPSKAPNTSNCCLALKQLLKSHLEVQQSLELFNQRFDKVILSFPVQMFAMTLALFVGLMRGEITDDIEALTYIATGGQYLFRSYIGLLNFGKVYELGSAAKSILLRDLHIQYEKEHFDSDMPFQLESFLSTIDDDVAIKAGSYLVFNKSFILTYYGALITYMALLVQSF from the exons ATGGTCCCTGTCAATGAAATGCGCCTCCCCACGTCTGGATATGTACGATTTCCATCCAAGTTCCATGCATTGCGTTTcagtgttttcttttcagtcGTTGAAAAGCTTTCAGTAATGGACGTTTGGGACTTTCGTTTGatccaatttggccaattggTGGGACTTGCTCCATTTGGAGTGAATCGGGGTCGCTCTTTTCTATTAAGCGTGAGATGGAAATCACGTCATGGCCTTTACTTTCTTTTTACAACCCTCATGAGCCATATATACTTCGTATTTTACATTGCATCTTTCGCTCTTTTGATAAAAAG AAAAGGAGTGGCATATGCATTACGATCTTCTGGATGGGTTGGAGCCATGGGCattgtttgtttctttcaaTGGAACCTGATTCTTCGACATGAGCAAATTGTTTCGCATTGGAACTCAACCTTCAAGGTCTTAGGAGCCAAGGGTTTGGCCAaactcaaatggaaaaag GACAAGAAGCATTTCTTCATTCTTGGCTTCATTTCGTTTTGGTTGTTGCCATTTGTCATGATATGTCTCAACGTGTGCTTATTCCCTGGAGACATTTACATCCACAGCCAATTGCGGGAGTATCAAATtaattttggaacaagtttgaGAATTTACTCCGATGTGTTTCATTGTTATTCGGCACTTCTACTCTGTGGGGGGGCGTTCTTCATGGATACAATgctcatttatttttcaaccGGTTACTTGAGAAAGCTGGAAGAAATCAATGATAACCTATTGCTTCTAAGACCAGGCAAAAGTGGACCAAAGAAGATCCCAACCGTTTATCATCCAAATATCGTCTTCAAGACGTTATCCCAAGAACTCGACCAGGAAATGAC ACTTAAAGCACCTTCTAAAGCTCCAAACACATCCAATTGTTGCTTGGCCTTGAAGCAGTTGTTAAAAAGTCACCTAGAAGTGCAACAGAGCCTGGAGTTATTCAACCAAAGGTTTGACAAAGTCATTTTGTCTTTCCCCGTTCAAATGTTCGCGATGACCCTTGCACTATTCGTTGGGCTCATGCGTGGCGAAATCACGGACGATATAGAGGCCTTAACCTACATTGCTACTGGGGGGCAGTACTTGTTTCGATCCTATATTGGATTACTAAATTTTGGCAAAGTTTATG AGTTAGGCTCGGCTGCCAAGTCTATTCTGCTACGGGACCTTCATATCCAATATGAAAAAGAGCATTTTGATTCAGATATGCCATTTCAACTTGAATCATTCTTGAGCACAATCGACGATGATGTGGCGATCAAAGCAGGATCTTATTTGGTCTTCAATAAGAGCTTTATTTTAACTTATTATGGAGCACTAATCACGTACATGGCCCTATTAGTTCAATCGTTCTAA
- the LOC131883688 gene encoding uncharacterized protein LOC131883688: protein MNSLGWKSLLMVCTLVSVGECATGAVSCGNCRAPKFQDREFYLPFCAEDQEGNQVTHKNVCDAICSGKFTKGSCDGCETECTAVFMPVCSLDQRQLFANSCHAKCSGLGEEEYKDCEGLNIVIPGKTKLPPNNLLPKRLQNSILKNTHELNEDDLDQSATNEDQDV from the exons ATGAACTCTTTGGGATGGAAGAGCCTTTTGATGGTGTGCACCTTGGTCTCCGTGGGTGAGTGTGCCACTGGTGCCGTTTCGTGTGGCAATTGTCGGGCCCCAAAATTTCAAGACCGGGAATTCTATCTCCCATTCTGCGCGGAAGATCAAGAGGGCAATCAAGTCACTCACAAGAATGTGTGTGATGCGATCTGCTCAGGGAAATTTACCAAAG GCTCTTGCGATGGTTGTGAGACGGAGTGTACGGCCGTGTTCATGCCCGTGTGTTCTCTCGACCAAAGGCAATTGTTTGCGAATTCATGCCATGCCAAATGCTCAGGTCTGGGCGAGGAGGAATACAAGGATTGCGAGGGATTGAACATTGTCATTCCGGGCAAGACGAAGCTCCCGCCTAATAACCTTTTGCCCAAAAGGCTCCAGAACTCAATCCTGAAGAACACCCATGAATTGAACGAGGATGACCTCGACCAATCTGCTACGAACGAGGATCAAGACGTTTAA
- the LOC131883593 gene encoding uncharacterized protein LOC131883593 has product MDVWDRRLHQVGLLIGFTPFNVDKSRNLILRVNWMSIQAFYFVLVTVLTQLILIFYCGSVASLISRKGIAFALRSTGWIGGLATTNAMQWIIIARHDKIVDHLNATYLLLGRKSSANLKWQNDKKMSFIFGLIFLGILPIIAVSGHICFLPGDVYLHNLLQVYRPDYEPFWNIISKVIHCYSGVIYLLGTFLIDFLLIHFSMGYSRHFEEINQHIMLLKAEAPTLLARKGVTNIAFEVDQKPKKAGLEVCTKSTNSWSLRTYLRDHLRLQNSLETFNKTFDGIILAFPIQIFVMVLALLFSVVRGELCSVLETGIYVCVGAQYLFRSYVGLRTFGKVHESGTTTKSILLRDLQIQYEQHHLESEMIFEVESFLRTVDDVAFKAGSYLAFSPHFLISFYGALVSYTAILIQSF; this is encoded by the exons ATGGATGTTTGGGATCGCCGTCTGCATCAAGTGGGTCTATTAATTGGTTTTACTCCATTTAATGTGGATAAAAGCCGCAACTTAATACTGAGGGTGAACTGGATGTCGATTCAAGCCTTCTATTTTGTCCTGGTGACTGTTTTAACTCAGTTGATCCTAATCTTCTATTGTGGGTCAGTGGCCTCGCTAATTTCAAG GAAAGGAATAGCGTTTGCTTTGCGGAGTACAGGATGGATTGGAGGATTGGCCACAACTAATGCCATGCAGTGGATCATAATTGCACGACATGATAAAATAGTGGACCATTTGAACGCAACATACTTGCTATTGGGACGCAAGAGTTCAGCCAATTTGAAGTGGCAAAAT GACAAGAAAATGAGCTTTATTTTTGGACTGATATTTTTGGGGATCTTGCCCATTATCGCTGTGTCGGGACATATTTGCTTTCTGCCCGGTGACGTGTATTTGCATAACTTACTTCAAGTCTACAGACCTGACTACGAGCCATTTTGGAACATCATCTCTAAAGTGATCCATTGTTATTCGGGCGTCATTTATCTCTTGGGCACTTTCCTCATTGATTTTCTCCTCATCCATTTTTCTATGGGTTATAGCCGACACTTCGAAGAAATCAACCAACACATAATGTTGTTAAAGGCCGAGGCGCCAACACTTCTGGCTAGAAAAGGTGTAACGAACATTGCCTTTGAGGTCGATCAAAAGCCCAA AAAAGCCGGTCTTGAGGTGTGCACAAAATCTACGAATTCATGGTCCTTGAGGACGTATTTACGGGATCATCTGAGATTGCAAAATAGTCTTGAAACGTTCAATAAAACCTTTGATGGCATTATTTTGGCCTTTCCTATTCAAATCTTCGTCATGGTTCTGGCCCTTTTATTCAGCGTGGTTCGAGGTGAGTTGTGCAGTGTGTTGGAAACTGGAATTTACGTCTGCGTTGGAGCTCAATACCTTTTCCGATCCTACGTAGGATTGCGCACATTTGGAAAGGTGCATG AATCTGGCACAACGACCAAATCCATTTTACTTCGAGACTTGCAGATCCAATATGAACAACATCATCTTGAATCGGAAATGATTTTTGAGGTCGAGTCCTTCTTGCGCACAGTGGACGATGTAGCATTTAAAGCTGGATCTTATCTAGCTTTCTCCCCGCACTTCCTCATTTCCTTCTATGGGGCATTGGTGTCTTATACGGCTATTCTGATCCAATCATTTTGA
- the LOC131883687 gene encoding MORN repeat-containing protein 4-like isoform X2 — protein MATNSVLTLVQILAIVSAILGELVIEKEYTEGFYTGDVNEKGQRHGQGVLRWKNGDKHAGRFQDNLPNGPGTYFFKNGDRFIGEYTNGRRSNGNGTLLFSNGNSFEGRFENGVPNGHGVYQWNDGSQHDGDRYEGEHKDGMRHGVGIYYWANGKRYEGEFANGKREGFGIMYTENGDNYDGQWKKGQPFGEGKLTVGSMTVEVNWVNGKPVPKPKAV, from the exons ATGGCGACCAATTCAGTGCTGACTCTTGTGCAAATCTTAGCTATCGTGAGCGCCATCCTTGGCGAGTtagtcattgaaaaagaatacACAGAAGGTTTCTACACGGGAGATGTGAACGAAAAAGGACAACGTCATGGGCAAGGAGTTCTTCGTTGGAAGAATGGAGACAAACACGCCGGAAGGTTTCAGGACAACTTGCCCAATGGACCAGGCAcctatttcttcaaaaatg GTGATCGATTCATTGGGGAATACACGAATGGCCGAAGATCCAATGGAAATGGGACGCTTTTGTTTTCCAACGGGAATTCCTTCGAAGGTCGCTTTGAGAACGGAGTGCCCAACGGGCATGGGGTTTATCAGTGGAACGATGGATCCCAACACGACGGGGATCGATATGAAGGAGAACACAAAGACGGGATGAGACATGGCGTTG GCATCTACtattgggccaatggaaaacgATACGAAGGCGAATTTGCCAACGGAAAACGTGAGGGATTTGGAATCATGTACACTGAGAATGGAGACAACTATGACGGCCAGTGGAAGAAAGGGCAGCCTTTTGGTGAAGGAAAATTAACGGTGGGAAGCATGACGGTCGAAGTAAATTGGGTCAATGGGAAACCAGTGCCGAAACCCAAAGCTGTGTAA
- the LOC131883686 gene encoding uncharacterized protein LOC131883686 isoform X1, with translation MNWNVHQVVGLSLSPNQPLSSVLSDRARVMDTWDLRLFHLSNLVGLTPFEVDRDRSYLRKVRWKSRQAIYFLIVATWCQVFLLFYSGSLILLITRKGVAFSLRASPWIGATGIACSIQWVFILRHEKIVTYLNATFALLGRQSLANTKWKKDKRRYFIGAFLAFGLIPFVLVSCHICLFTGEIYIHSHLEFYYPEYNQTWRGISNVIHCYSALVCVMGAFFCDILLIFLSIGYFRHFEEINKILISLGVPEEKVLQKRNGISLTISDEIDPMTRRTTLAMPLNIISCHRLQNLLRKHLELQQSLDGFNNTFDDILLAFPVQIFVMVVALFFSIIRDEITNLLELLALLNIGTQFLFRSFIGLYNFGKVQDVGVEAKYILLRDLRIQYQQHFLRPDAAFEVEAFCGVADEVAVKAGSYVSFSKRFLISYYGVLVSYMAIVVQSF, from the exons ATGAACTGGAACGTACATCAAGTGGTTGGATTATCCTTATCCCCAAACCAGCCACTATCCTCTGTCCTGTCTGATCGAGCTCGAGTCATGGACACATGGGATTTGCGCTTGTTCCATTTAAGTAACTTGGTTGGACTCACTCCTTTTGAAGTAGACCGTGATCGCTCCTACTTACGAAAAGTGAGATGGAAGTCGCGACAAGCCATCTATTTCCTTATCGTCGCCACCTGGTGTCAAGTATTCTTGTTATTTTATTCAGGTTCCTTAATTCTGCTCATAACGAG AAAAGGCGTGGCGTTTTCTTTGCGTGCTTCACCTTGGATCGGGGCAACAGGTATTGCTTGTTCCATTCAATGGGTCTTCATTCTTCGACATGAGAAGATTGTGACTTATTTGAATGCTACTTTCGCGCTTTTAGGACGACAGAGTCTGGCCAACACGAAGTGGAAAAAG GATAAGAGGCGATATTTTATTGGCGCATTTCTGGCCTTTGGGTTGATTCCTTTCGTGTTGGTAAGTTGTCACATTTGCCTCTTTACTGGAGAGATTTATATTCACAGCCATCTAGAGTTTTACTATCCGGAATATAATCAGACTTGGAGAGGGATATCAAACGTAATTCATTGCTATTCGGCCTTGGTTTGCGTCATGGGGGCCTTCTTTTGCGATATCCTACTTATTTTCCTGTCAATTGGATACTTCAGGCACTTTGAAGAAATcaataaaattttgatttcgTTGGGTGTCCCTGAAGAGAAGGTACTTCAGAAGCGGAATGGAATTTCGCTCACAATTTCGGACGAAATCGATCCAATGACGAG AAGAACAACCCTGGCAATGCCATTGAACATAATTTCTTGTCATCGCCTACAAAATCTCCTCCGAAAACATTTGGAGTTGCAACAAAGTCTTGACGGCTTCAACAATACCTTTGATGACATTCTCTTGGCATTCCCGGTTCAAATCTTTGTCATGGTGGTGGCTCTTTTCTTCAGCATCATCCGGGATGAAATAACCAATTTATTGGAATTGCTTGCATTGCTCAACATTGGAACTCAGTTTCTATTTCGATCGTTCATTGGATTGTACAACTTTGGGAAAGTCCAAG ACGTGGGAGTAGAGGCCAAATACATCTTGCTTCGGGACCTCCGCATCCAATAtcagcaacattttttgagacCAGATGCAGCCTTCGAGGTCGAGGCCTTTTGTGGTGTAGCGGATGAAGTGGCCGTCAAAGCCGGATCCTATGTGTCGTTCTCCAAAAGATTTCTGATCTCCTATTACGGCGTTTTGGTCTCTTATATGGCAATCGTGGTCCAATCATTTTAA
- the LOC131884047 gene encoding uncharacterized protein LOC131884047 isoform X2, with the protein MDMNEQDSFGIEHTGSELSCHADKKHFFILGFISFWLLPFVMICLNVCLFPGDIYIHSQLREYQINFGTSLRIYSDVFHCYSALLLCGGAFFMDTMLIYFSTGYLRKLEEINDNLLLLRPGKSGPKKIPTVYHPNIVFKTLSQELDQEMTLKAPSKAPNTSNCCLALKQLLKSHLEVQQSLELFNQRFDKVILSFPVQMFAMTLALFVGLMRGEITDDIEALTYIATGGQYLFRSYIGLLNFGKVYELGSAAKSILLRDLHIQYEKEHFDSDMPFQLESFLSTIDDDVAIKAGSYLVFNKSFILTYYGALITYMALLVQSF; encoded by the exons ATGGACATGAATGAGCAAGACAGTTTCGGAATAGAACACACGGGGTCAGAACTTTCCTGTCACGCT GACAAGAAGCATTTCTTCATTCTTGGCTTCATTTCGTTTTGGTTGTTGCCATTTGTCATGATATGTCTCAACGTGTGCTTATTCCCTGGAGACATTTACATCCACAGCCAATTGCGGGAGTATCAAATtaattttggaacaagtttgaGAATTTACTCCGATGTGTTTCATTGTTATTCGGCACTTCTACTCTGTGGGGGGGCGTTCTTCATGGATACAATgctcatttatttttcaaccGGTTACTTGAGAAAGCTGGAAGAAATCAATGATAACCTATTGCTTCTAAGACCAGGCAAAAGTGGACCAAAGAAGATCCCAACCGTTTATCATCCAAATATCGTCTTCAAGACGTTATCCCAAGAACTCGACCAGGAAATGAC ACTTAAAGCACCTTCTAAAGCTCCAAACACATCCAATTGTTGCTTGGCCTTGAAGCAGTTGTTAAAAAGTCACCTAGAAGTGCAACAGAGCCTGGAGTTATTCAACCAAAGGTTTGACAAAGTCATTTTGTCTTTCCCCGTTCAAATGTTCGCGATGACCCTTGCACTATTCGTTGGGCTCATGCGTGGCGAAATCACGGACGATATAGAGGCCTTAACCTACATTGCTACTGGGGGGCAGTACTTGTTTCGATCCTATATTGGATTACTAAATTTTGGCAAAGTTTATG AGTTAGGCTCGGCTGCCAAGTCTATTCTGCTACGGGACCTTCATATCCAATATGAAAAAGAGCATTTTGATTCAGATATGCCATTTCAACTTGAATCATTCTTGAGCACAATCGACGATGATGTGGCGATCAAAGCAGGATCTTATTTGGTCTTCAATAAGAGCTTTATTTTAACTTATTATGGAGCACTAATCACGTACATGGCCCTATTAGTTCAATCGTTCTAA
- the LOC131883687 gene encoding radial spoke head 1 homolog isoform X1 gives MATNSVLTLVQILAIVSAILGELVIEKEYTEGFYTGDVNEKGQRHGQGVLRWKNGDKHAGRFQDNLPNGPGTYFFKNGVIGDRFIGEYTNGRRSNGNGTLLFSNGNSFEGRFENGVPNGHGVYQWNDGSQHDGDRYEGEHKDGMRHGVGIYYWANGKRYEGEFANGKREGFGIMYTENGDNYDGQWKKGQPFGEGKLTVGSMTVEVNWVNGKPVPKPKAV, from the exons ATGGCGACCAATTCAGTGCTGACTCTTGTGCAAATCTTAGCTATCGTGAGCGCCATCCTTGGCGAGTtagtcattgaaaaagaatacACAGAAGGTTTCTACACGGGAGATGTGAACGAAAAAGGACAACGTCATGGGCAAGGAGTTCTTCGTTGGAAGAATGGAGACAAACACGCCGGAAGGTTTCAGGACAACTTGCCCAATGGACCAGGCAcctatttcttcaaaaatg GTGTCATAGGTGATCGATTCATTGGGGAATACACGAATGGCCGAAGATCCAATGGAAATGGGACGCTTTTGTTTTCCAACGGGAATTCCTTCGAAGGTCGCTTTGAGAACGGAGTGCCCAACGGGCATGGGGTTTATCAGTGGAACGATGGATCCCAACACGACGGGGATCGATATGAAGGAGAACACAAAGACGGGATGAGACATGGCGTTG GCATCTACtattgggccaatggaaaacgATACGAAGGCGAATTTGCCAACGGAAAACGTGAGGGATTTGGAATCATGTACACTGAGAATGGAGACAACTATGACGGCCAGTGGAAGAAAGGGCAGCCTTTTGGTGAAGGAAAATTAACGGTGGGAAGCATGACGGTCGAAGTAAATTGGGTCAATGGGAAACCAGTGCCGAAACCCAAAGCTGTGTAA